The Caulobacter sp. FWC2 region GCGAGATCGACTGGATGGCGGCGCACGGCGTCGACATGCCGTTGGCCATGGAGGGGCAGGAATATGTCTGGCGCGCGCTATGGCGCGAGTTCGGTCTGAGCGAGGCCGAGCTGTCCGACTATTTCTCGGGGCCGGCCTTCACCCCCTGGCACCGCATGGGCAACATCGAGGGCTACCGCGCCCCGTTGCCCGCCGCCTGGATCGACAAGAAAAAGGACCTACAGGTCAAGATTCTCGGCAGCATGCGGTCGCTGGGCATGACCCCGATCCTGCCGGCTTTCGGCGGCTATGTTCCCAAGGCCTTCGCCCAGAAGAACCCGAAGGCTCGCATCTATCGCATGCGGCCGTGGGAAGGCTTCCACGAGACCTACTGGCTGGACCCGGCCGATCCGCTGTTCGCCAAGATCGCCGCCCGGTTCCTGGCGCTGTACACGGAGACCTACGGGGCCGGGACCTACTACCTGGCCGACTCGTTCAACGAGATGCTGCCGCCGATCAACGCCGACGGCGCGGACGCCCGCGACGCGGCCTATGGCGACGGGACCGCCAATACGGCGGCGACCAAGACCAAGGTCGAGGTGGATCCGGCGCTGAAGGCCCAACGCCTGGCTGCCTATGGCAAGGCGATCTACGACTCCATCCGCCAGGCCCGGCCCGACGCGGTCTGGGTGATGCAGGGCTGGTTGTTCGGCGCCGACAGCCACTTCTGGAATCCTACGGCGATTTCGGCCTATCTGAGCCAGGTTCCCGACGACAAGCTGATGATCCTGGATATCGGCAACGACCGCTATCCGGCCGTCTGGAAGAACGCCAAGGCCTTCGGCGGCAAGCCGTGGATCTACGGCTACGTCCATAACTACGGCGGCAGCAATCCGGTCTATGGCGACCTGGATTACTACCGCCAGGACATCGCGGGGATCGCGACTAGTCCGGAGACGGGCAAGCTGTCCGGCTTCGGCATGTTCCCCGAAGGGCTGCACAACAACTCGATCGTCTATGAGGCTGTCTACGATCTGGCCTGGGGCGCGGGGCAGGAGAGTGGTGCGGCTTGGCTGTCGACCTATGCCCGCTCGCGCTACGGCAAGACATCGCCCGAGCTGGATGCGGCCATGACCCTTTTGGTTCAGGGCGCCTATTCGACCCGCTACTGGTCGCCGCGCTGGTGGAACAGCAAGGCCGGGGCCTATCTGTTCTTCAAGCGCCCGACGGCGACGATTGGCGCGTTCCCGCCGCATCCGGGCGACCGCGCCAAGCTGGAGGCGGCCGTCAAGGCGCTTGCGGCGCTGGCGCCCGCCTATGCGAACGAGCCGCTGTTCGTGCTCGACCTGACTGACGCGACCCGTCACCTGGCGACGATGAAGATCGACGACCTGCTGCAGGCCGCTGTCGCCGCCTATCGGCGTGGTGATGTCGCTGCGGGCGACCAGGCGCGCGCCGAGATCGAGGCGCTGGCGCTGTCGATCGACAAGCTTCTGGGCGTCCAGCCCGAGACCCTGGCCACGTGGATCGAGGACGCCCGCGCCTATGGCGACACGCCGGCCGACGCGTCGGCCTACGTCGCCAACGCCAAGGCGCAGGTCACGGTCTGGGGCGGGCAGGGCAACCTCAACGACTATGCCTCCAAGGCCTGGCAGGGGCTCTATCGCGGCTTCTACCTGCCGCGCTGGTCGCTGTTCTTCGATACGCTGAAGGCGGCGGGGACGGGGGACTTCGACGAGGCCGCCGCCGTGCGCGCCAGCATCGCCTGGGAGCGCGACTGGGTCGAGGCCGAGGTGGCCTATCGCCGCGAAAAGCCCGCCGACCCGATCGGCGAGATAAAGACCCTGATCGCACGCATCGGTCAGGGCGGGGAGAAGACCGTATGAGCAAGCCCGCCGCCCGTTTCCTGTCCCTAGACGTCTTCCGAGGGCTGACCGTCTTCTTGATGATCGTCGTCAATACGGCGGGGCCGGGCGCGAAGGCCTACACCCAGCTGGTCCACGCGCCGTGGTTCGGGTTCACAGCGGCCGATGCGGTGTTTCCGTCGTTCCTGTTCGCGGTCGGCTGTTCGATGGCCTTCGCCTTCTCGCGGCCGATCCCGCTCAACGACTTCCTGGTCAAGGTGCTGAAGCGAACGGCGCTGATCTTTCTGCTGGGCTTCCTAATGTACTGGTTCCCGTTCGTCCATAAGGTCGATGGGCACTGGGTTCCGAGCCCCTTTTCCGAGACCCGGGTGACCGGCGTCCTTCAGCGCATCGCCCTCTGCTACATGCTGGCCGCCTTCGCCGTGCGCTGGCTGTCGCCGCGTCTGATCGTCGTGCTGTCGGCCGTATTGCTGCTGGGCTACTGGGCGATCCTTCTCGTCTTTGGAGATCCTGCGGCGCCGTTGTCCAAGCTGGGCAACGCCGGCACGCATCT contains the following coding sequences:
- a CDS encoding alpha-N-acetylglucosaminidase: MTSFLNRRQALTLAAAASMAPSAFAAPTSRGAAAARASLERLFGKRLTGAALSLKPGGDRPWYSVNSGAGKVSISGDSPVALVRGAYAYLRQSGLAHVSWEGDRVAQGGALPAVASGKVESPFRHRAYLNTCTYGYTTPWWGWKRWTREIDWMAAHGVDMPLAMEGQEYVWRALWREFGLSEAELSDYFSGPAFTPWHRMGNIEGYRAPLPAAWIDKKKDLQVKILGSMRSLGMTPILPAFGGYVPKAFAQKNPKARIYRMRPWEGFHETYWLDPADPLFAKIAARFLALYTETYGAGTYYLADSFNEMLPPINADGADARDAAYGDGTANTAATKTKVEVDPALKAQRLAAYGKAIYDSIRQARPDAVWVMQGWLFGADSHFWNPTAISAYLSQVPDDKLMILDIGNDRYPAVWKNAKAFGGKPWIYGYVHNYGGSNPVYGDLDYYRQDIAGIATSPETGKLSGFGMFPEGLHNNSIVYEAVYDLAWGAGQESGAAWLSTYARSRYGKTSPELDAAMTLLVQGAYSTRYWSPRWWNSKAGAYLFFKRPTATIGAFPPHPGDRAKLEAAVKALAALAPAYANEPLFVLDLTDATRHLATMKIDDLLQAAVAAYRRGDVAAGDQARAEIEALALSIDKLLGVQPETLATWIEDARAYGDTPADASAYVANAKAQVTVWGGQGNLNDYASKAWQGLYRGFYLPRWSLFFDTLKAAGTGDFDEAAAVRASIAWERDWVEAEVAYRREKPADPIGEIKTLIARIGQGGEKTV